Proteins encoded within one genomic window of Actinomycetota bacterium:
- a CDS encoding EutN/CcmL family microcompartment protein — translation MQLGRVIGTVVATIKAPGLEGVKFLIVQPLDRDRGPKGRPVVAADAVHMAGPGELVYIVGSREAAQALPETFVPVDHAIVGIVDAVEVGP, via the coding sequence GTGCAACTGGGGCGAGTCATCGGAACGGTCGTCGCGACGATCAAGGCGCCCGGTCTGGAGGGTGTGAAGTTTCTGATCGTGCAACCCCTCGATCGGGATCGGGGGCCGAAAGGGCGCCCGGTCGTCGCCGCAGATGCGGTGCACATGGCCGGCCCTGGCGAACTGGTCTACATCGTCGGGTCGCGCGAAGCGGCCCAGGCGCTCCCCGAAACGTTCGTGCCGGTCGATCACGCCATCGTCGGCATCGTGGACGCCGTCGAGGTGGGCCCATGA
- a CDS encoding BMC domain-containing protein, producing MRPALALLEFDSVARGIEAGDQMVKRAPVEVIRAGTVHPGKYLVLVAGEVADVEEAVTAGRAVTTLVDVVLLPDVHPDVAAAVKGVRRTGGGEALGIIETRTVAAVIQAADAGVKGAKVTLLELRMADGLGGKGYLLFQGAVSDVEAAVEIGSASVSERVISVVIPQLHSEMGDNLFSNARFADRVGEE from the coding sequence ATGCGCCCCGCGCTGGCGCTCCTCGAGTTCGATTCCGTGGCTCGCGGGATCGAGGCGGGTGACCAGATGGTCAAGCGCGCGCCCGTCGAAGTGATCCGGGCCGGAACCGTGCATCCGGGGAAGTACCTCGTTCTCGTCGCCGGCGAGGTGGCCGATGTCGAAGAAGCCGTCACCGCAGGTCGAGCGGTGACGACCCTCGTGGACGTCGTACTGCTTCCGGACGTACACCCCGACGTCGCAGCGGCCGTCAAGGGAGTCCGACGTACCGGGGGAGGAGAGGCCCTCGGCATCATCGAGACGCGCACCGTGGCGGCGGTCATCCAGGCGGCCGATGCCGGGGTGAAAGGTGCAAAGGTGACGCTGTTGGAGCTTCGGATGGCCGATGGTCTCGGCGGCAAGGGCTACCTGCTGTTCCAGGGTGCGGTCTCCGATGTCGAGGCCGCGGTCGAGATCGGCTCCGCGAGCGTATCCGAACGGGTCATCTCGGTGGTCATCCCTCAGCTCCATTCTGAGATGGGGGACAACCTCTTCTCGAATGCGCGCTTTGCCGACCGGGTCGGCGAGGAGTAG